A segment of the Streptomyces sp. NBC_00376 genome:
GAACATCCAGCTCACCATCGACGGCGCCCGCTACCACGCCCCCGACGTCAACTACTGGGGCGTGACCTTCGCCCGCGACGACAACCGCTTCTACGCGACCGTCTCCACCAAGGGCCGCACCTACCTCGTCGAGGGGAACATGCGGGACTGGACGGCGAAGGCGCTGCGGCAGAACGTCGAATGCCCCTCCCTGTCGCCCGACAACACCAAGCTCGCCTTCAAGAAGAAGGTCTCCGACGACGCCGCCGCGCCCTGGCGCCTGTACGTCCTCGACCTGCGCACCATGCGTGAGACGCCGCTCGCCGAGAAGCACAGCGTCGACGACCAGGCGGCCTGGCTGGACGACGGCACGCTCGCCTACGCGCTGCCGGGCGCGGGCGGCCGGGGGAGCGACATCTGGACCGTGCCCGCGGACGGGACGGGGACGCCCCGCATGGCCGTGGAGGGCGGGTCGTCGCCGGTCGCGGTGGCGGCCCCGGCATCGGCGGGCTGAGCCGGACCTTGTCCGGAGCGCGACAGGCTCGACACGGCCGGTGTAATGTGACGCATCCCCACACGGGGGCCGACCAAGGAGGTGAGACCCATCAACGCTGTATCAGGCTGGGTGCTCAGCTCCCGCGAACGCGTCGTCGACCCGGCATAGTCGACCGCGGAGCGCCCATCGGCTTTCCCGAAAGGCTCCGCTCATGTCGGTCACCGCTTCACCGCTCACCCTCTCCGCCATCGTTCCCGCGCTCCGCGCCGCCGGCTGTGTATTCGCCGAGGACGAGGCGGAACTGATCCTCTCCACCGCCACCGACCCCGCCACGATCACGGCCATGGTCGAACGGCGGGTCGCCGGGCTCCCCCTGGAACACGTCCTGGGCTGGGCCGAGTTCGACGGCCTGCGGATCGCCGTCGACCCCGGCGTCTTCGTACCCCGCCGCCGCACCGAGTTCCTGGTCCGGCAGGCCGCCGCCCTCACCGCTCCCGGAGCGGTCGTCGTCGACCTGTGCTGCGGCTCGGGAGCCCTCGGCGCCGCGCTCGCCGCGACGCTGGGCCGGGCCGAACTCCACGCCGCGGACGTCGAACCCGCCGCCGTGCGGTGCGCCCGCCGCAACATCGGCGACGCGGGCGAGGTGTACGAGGGCGACCTCTTCGAACCGCTGCCCTCCTCGCTGCGCGGCCGGGTGGAGATCCTGCTCGCCAACGTGCCGTACGTCCCCACGGACGACGTCGAACTGCTTCCCCCGGAGGCCCGTATCCACGAACCGAGGGTGGCGCTCGACGGCGGCGCGGACGGCCTCGACGTCCTGCGCCGGGTCACCGCCGAGGCCCCGCGGTGGCTGGCACCCGGCGGGCATCTGCTGGTCGAGACGAGCGAGCGGCAGGCGGTACGGGCCGAGGAGACCGTCGCCCGCAGCGGCCTGATCCCGCGCGTCGTGCGCTCCGAGGAGCTCTACGCGACCGTCGTCATCGCGACCAGACCCGGCCCGGCCGCCCCGTCCGCGAGCGGCACGGTCAGCTGAACCGCCACCGGGTCTGACTGAAACGGGCGCCCTTGCCGAAGCCGAAGGCCTTGCGGGGGCGCACCTGGAACACCAGCGCCGTATGGCCCGGGTGCACGAAGGCGCCGCCCCGGACGTCGAAGTGCCACTCCGGGCCGTACTTCGCCTCCCAGGCCGTGGCCAGCAGTTCCAGCCGGCCCTTGTCCGTCACCCGTTCCGCCCAGCCCTCGACCACCACGTCGAGCCCCTCCGACATGGTGTTGGTCCCGGTCGTCAGCACCACTTCGGGGTTGGCGGCCAGGTTGCGGGCCTTGCGCTCCTCGGCGCCGGTGGCGAAGTGCAGCGCGCCGTCCGCCCACACCCCGATCAGCGGAGTGACGTGCGGTCGGCCGTCCGGGCGGACCGTGGACAGCCAGTACAGCTCCGCCGTGGTCAGCAGGTCCCTCGCCGTCGACCACGGGCAGGCCGTCGCGTCCTTGTCGCTGTAGTCGCCGTCCAGCTCGGCGTAGGGTTCGAATCCGGACATGCGGGCCTCCCGGTCTGCTCCTGGAAAAGATCGTGCCCGCGAAATGCGGACCGCACACCCGCGCCGGAGCACCCGGAGCAAGGCTAGGCTCGGAACGCTGAATGGTGTGTGGGCGGCGAGCGGGAGAGCACGAATGACGACGGTGCCGGGGCGAAGGAGCAGCACGTTCACCCGACTGCTGCGGCACGGCTTCACCGACCCCTCCGCCGCCGAGCGGCTGCTCGACCTGCCCGATCTGTCGTCCGTACGCTCCGACCCGGTGCTGCTCGAAGCGCTCGGCGCCACCGCCGACCCGGATCTGGCACTGAACGGGCTCGTCCGGCTGGTGGAGGCCGAGGAGGCGGACGAGCGGCGGGTCCTGCTGGACACGCTCATCACCGCCAAACCGCTGCGGGACCGGCTGCTCGGGGTGCTCGGCGCCTCCGAGGCGCTCGGCGACCATCTCGCCCGTCACCCCCGCGACTGGCAGGCCCTGGTCACCTACGAGGCCACCGATCTCCACCCCGGCGTGGCCGAGTTCGAGCAGGGGCTCGCCGGGGCCGACGACCCGGACTCGCTGCGCGTCTCCTACCGCCGGTGCCTGCTGTCGATAGCGGCCCGTGACGTGTGCGGTACGACGGACGTCGCCGAGGCCGCCGCCGAGCTGGCCGACCTGGCCACCGCGACCCTGCGGGCGGCGCTCGCCATCGCCCGTACGGCGGCGCCCGCCGACGCCGCCCGCTGCCGGCTCGCCGTCATCGCGATGGGCAAGTGCGGCGGGCACGAGCTGAACTACGTCTCCGACGTCGACGTCATCTTCGTCGCGGAACCGGTCGACGGCTACGAGGAGAGCGAGGCCGTGCAGGCCGCCACCAGGCTGGCCGCGCACATGATGCGGATCTGCTCCGACACGACCGTCGAGGGCACCATCTGGCCCGTCGACGCCAACCTCCGCCCCGAGGGCCGCAACGGCCCCCTGGTGCGGACCCTCTCCTCGCACCTGGCGTACTACCAGCGCTGGGCCAAGACCTGGGAGTTCCAGGCGCTGCTCAAGGCCCGTCCGGTGGCCGGCGACCCCGAGCTCGGCGCGGAGTACGTCGATGCCGTCTCGCCGCTCGTGTGGCAGGCCGCGGACCGCGAGAACTTCGTCCCCGACGTGCAG
Coding sequences within it:
- a CDS encoding putative protein N(5)-glutamine methyltransferase, which gives rise to MSVTASPLTLSAIVPALRAAGCVFAEDEAELILSTATDPATITAMVERRVAGLPLEHVLGWAEFDGLRIAVDPGVFVPRRRTEFLVRQAAALTAPGAVVVDLCCGSGALGAALAATLGRAELHAADVEPAAVRCARRNIGDAGEVYEGDLFEPLPSSLRGRVEILLANVPYVPTDDVELLPPEARIHEPRVALDGGADGLDVLRRVTAEAPRWLAPGGHLLVETSERQAVRAEETVARSGLIPRVVRSEELYATVVIATRPGPAAPSASGTVS
- a CDS encoding pyridoxamine 5'-phosphate oxidase family protein translates to MSGFEPYAELDGDYSDKDATACPWSTARDLLTTAELYWLSTVRPDGRPHVTPLIGVWADGALHFATGAEERKARNLAANPEVVLTTGTNTMSEGLDVVVEGWAERVTDKGRLELLATAWEAKYGPEWHFDVRGGAFVHPGHTALVFQVRPRKAFGFGKGARFSQTRWRFS